Proteins encoded in a region of the Vicia villosa cultivar HV-30 ecotype Madison, WI linkage group LG5, Vvil1.0, whole genome shotgun sequence genome:
- the LOC131604811 gene encoding uncharacterized mitochondrial protein AtMg00810-like, whose protein sequence is MSNDKDDSLQSASVQLIGENYSYWSYVMRNFLKGKRMWNYVDGTSVKPTDKKDEAKYAKDLGTWEWHISQMDVKNAFPNGDLQEEVYMVPPQGVSHNKGEVYKLKKALYGLKQAPRAWFEKFTTVITSIGFRSSDHDSALFVKTTYHGCILLLLYVGDMIITGDDMDGINDLKLQLAKQFEMKDLGPLRYFLGIEVAYSPRGYLLSQSKYITNILEQDRLSDTRVVDSPLELNMKYALSDGVPLPDPTLYRTLVGSLVYLTITRPDIAYVVHVVSQFVVSPTTVHWAAVLRICRYLQRTQFQTLLFPSSSSLELHAYSDADWAGDPTDRKSTTGFCIFFGDSHIS, encoded by the exons ATGAGTAATGATAAAGATGACTCGCTTCAGTCGGCTAGTGTCCAACTCATCGGAGAAAATTATTCTTATTGGAGTTATGTAATGAGAAATTTTTTGAAAGGAAAAAGGATGTGGAATTATGTCGATGGAACTTCAGTTAAACCTACCGATAAAAAGGATGAAGCAAAATATGCAAAAGATTTGGGAACATGGGAG TGGCATATttctcaaatggatgttaaaaatgCATTCCCTAATGGCGATCTTCAAGAAGAAGTTTATATGGTGCCTCCACAAGGCGTTTCTCATAATAAAGGGGAAGTGTATAAGTTGAAGAAGGCACTAtatggtctaaaacaagctccACGAGCTTGGTTTGAGAAGTTTACCACTGTGATTACATCTATTGGCTTTCGCTCTAGTGATCATGATTCTGCTTTGTTTGTCAAAACTACTTATCATGGTTGTATTCTACTCTTATTATATGTTGGTGATATGATTATTACAGGTGATGATATGGATGGAATTAATGATTTGAAATTACAGTTAGCCAaacagtttgagatgaaggacttgGGCCCTCTTCGGTACTTCTTAGGCATTGAAGTTGCTTACTCTCCTAGAGGTTATCTTCTCTCTCAATCCAAGTATATTACCAACATTCTTGAACAGGATCGCCTTTCTGATACTAGAGTAGTGGATAGTCCCCTTGAGTTGAATATGAAATATGCTCTATCTGATGGTGTTCCTCTACCCGATCCCACCTTATATCGTACTTTGGTTGGCAGCCTAGTGTACCTTACAATTACTAGACCAGATATTGCTTATGTTGTTCATGTTGTTAGTCAGTTTGTTGTATCTCCTACTACAGTGCATTGGGCAGCCGTTCTTCGCATATGTCGTTATCTACAGAGAACCCAATTTCAGACTCTTCTTTTTCCCTCATCGTCCTCGTTGGAACTACATGCTTATTCTGATGCTGATTGGGCTGGCGACCCCACAGATCGTAAGTCTACCACTGGGTTTTGTATCTTTTTTGGAGACTCTCATATTTCTTGA